The following nucleotide sequence is from Micromonospora sp. WMMD1120.
GAGAACGTCACGTACGGCCGCAGCGGCAGTCGCTCGAACTCCCACCGGTCGTCGGCCCGGAACATCCGGAACTGCGCGAACCGGCGGTAGCGGTTGTCGCCCATGTACTCGTCGAACTTGAGATCGCCGTAGCTGTCGGCGACGTCCTGCGGGATCGGTGGCAGGTCGAAGATCGAGAATCGTTGCGCGTTGAGGGTCATGGGTGGTCACCGTCCTCGGGGAGAAGGGCTGGGCTTCAGCGACTCTGGCGTTTGCGGATCTCGGCCAGCAACGCGTCCAGGTAGCGGGCCGAGGAGTTGAGGCGGATCAGCGCGCCGGCCGCGATCTCACGTCCGGCCCGGGGGTTCGCCGAGACCAGCGGGGCGACGACGTTGTGGAACCAGCCGGCGGCGTGCACGGCGTCGATCCGGACGTGCAACTCGTGGTAGGCGAGGCCGCGCTCGGGCAGGCCGAGCCGCCGCCAGCCGGCGATGAACGGCTTGAACCGCTGCGGCACCAGATATTCGGTGACCCCGAAGTAGCCGACCGCGCGGTAGTAGTGGCGGCGACCCAGCGCCAGGCAGGAGGACAGGTTCGAGGAGATCCGCGCGTCCAGCAGGAGGTTGTCGCGGACGTACGCGTCGTCGACGCCGACGACGTCGAGGCTCCGCGCGAACAGCAGGGTGTGGACGTCCTCCGGACGTCCACCGCCCATCTCGTCCCAGTAGTTCGAGGCGATCTCCATCTTCTCCGGACCGGCCGTGCCGACCTGCATGAGCGCCAGGATGTCGTCGAAGCGGGGATCGAGGCTGGTCTCCTGCGCGAGGTAGAAGCGGAAGTCCTCGACGCTCGCCTCGTCGGACAGGTAGGTCTCGTACAGCTCGTGGTTGCGCGCCGGGTGCTGGGCGATGAGCCGCTTGAGCCAGGTCAGGTACTGGTTGCCGTTGACCGGGTAGCCGGTGATCTGCTCCTCGGGCACCTGACGCAGCTCGTCGGCGAGCATGGCCCGCTCGAACGTGCCGGCGATGTCGCGCAGCAGCGGCTGGTGGTCGGCGTCGGTGCGGTCGGGCTCGGGGACGCTGAAGTCCCGGTCGTAGATGACCAGCAGGGCGTCGTGCAGCTGCCGCAGCGCGTCCGGGTCGTGCTCGGTGTACGCCTGTCGGACCAGGGTCTGGCAGTGGCGCAGGATGTCCTGGCGCAGACCGAAGTCGGTGTTGATCTCCTCCCAGACGTCGGCGGGCTGGTCGGTCAACCACTCCAGATACGCGCGGTCGACCCGATCGGGGCGAACCGTGCGAACGTCGATGATTGTCATGACCTCTCTCCGGACATGGGTTGTCGTCCCTTTCGGCGGTAGCGGTCACTCGGCGAAGAACACGCGGTCGGACGGGCGGTACGGCTTCAGCTCGTCCCACCACTGCACGTGCGGGTCGAAGGTGGCGAAGAACGGCCGACCCACCAGGTCGGGCCGGCGTGCCTGGAGGAAGCGCAGGGCGAACGCCGGGCCGCGGTCGAGTTCGACACGGCCGTCGACGACCACCTTCCCCGGGGTCGCCGACATCACCGGCCCCCGGGCGGTGCGGCCCAACCCGGAGACTCCGGCCACCGCGTCGCGGTAGATCTGCCAGGCGCGTTCCAGTGGCAGGCCGAAGTACCTGCTCGCGCCGGTGTCGCGCTCCACGAACAGGTAGTAGGGCACGATCCCCAGTCGTACCTGGGCGCTCCACATCCGGCTCCACACCGACGCGTCGTCGTTCACGTGCCGCACCAGCGGCGCCTGCGAGCGCAGGACCACGCCGGTGTCGTGCAGCCGGCGCAGCGCCTCGCGTGCCGCGTCCGTCTCGAGTTCGCGGGGGTGCGACACGTGCAACATCAGCGCGACGTGCCGGCCGTCGTGCACGAGCCGGGCCAGCATCGCCAGCATGGCGTCGGCCTGCGGGCCGTCGAGGAAGCGGTACGGCCAGAACGACAGCGCCTTGGTGCCGATCCGGATGGTCGTGACGTGCGGTAGCTCGCCGTCGAGGAACGGCTGGAGGTAGCGCTCCAGCAGGGCGGTGTGCATCACCAGCGGGTCGCCGCCGGTGAGCAGCACGTCGGTGATCTCTGGGTGGGCCAGCAGGTACCGCGTCATCGCGCTCGCGCCGGAGGTCTCCTGACGCAGCTCCGGCTGCTGCACGAACTGGGCCCAACGGAAACAGTAGGCGCAGTAGGAGTGGCAGGTCTGACCGTGTCGGGGAAAGACCAGAAGCGTTTCTCGATATTTGTGCTGGAGGCCCCAGGAATCGAAATCGGAGGACTGCGGGATGTTTTTCGTCAACTGGTCCGAGGGGTGCGGGTTCAGTCTTTCCCTGATCGTTGCCACGATCGTCGCAACCTCCTCCCGGCTGCCTTTGTCGAGCGCCTGGCGAACGTTGTCGAAATCGTCGCTGGGCAACATGTCGCGATGCGGAAAGACCAGCCGGAAAATCGGGTCATCCGGGCCGCGGGACCAGTCGATCAGCTCGTCGACGACATACGAGTTGACCTTGAAGGGCAGCACCTGGGCCACCACGTGGACGTCCTCGGCGAGCCGTCGGTCACCCGTCCTGTGCAGCACCAATCGGCTGAGAGCGGCGCCGCTGACGGTGCCCAGGCGATGCGTTGGTCCGGTCATCGGCGCGCCCTCGAGGTGCCCTGGCAGCTCATGATTGCAGACCCCCAGCGCGATCATCATCGATACGTCCGAGAGCGAGTCTAAACATTTCCTCATCCGAAAGTCCAGGTTTCCAAAACGCTCGTGCAAACCCGTATCAAATTCTTTGATATGCCATGGTCGAAATTCGTGTGGCCGACCTAAAATGGCGCATCCCACGCGGGAGGTGGTCGTACGTGAACGTCCTGGTTCTCAATCGGTACTCGCTGGCGAACACGCCCTATCAGGCCTGGTTGGGAGAACCAGGCCCGATCGTCGTGGTGACCGACGACACGGTGACCGCCGGCGCGGACCTGAGCCGGTACGCCGAGGTCGTGCCGATCGCCGACTACGAGCACAACCCGATGGTCGAGCTGACCGCGCTGCGGCTGCACCAGCGGCACCGCTTCGACAGCGTCGTCGCGATGTCGGAGGCCGACGTGCTGCGCGCCGCGCGGCTGCGGGAGGCCATGGGCATCGGCGGGCAGGACGTCCGCAGCGCGGAGGCGTTCCGCGACAAGCTGGTGATGAAGCAGATCCTGGCCGCCGCGGGCATCCCGGTCGCGGCCTTCGCGGCGGCCCCCGACGCGACGGCCATCTACCGCTTCCTGCGCGACCACCCGTACCCGATCGTGGTGAAGCCGCGGCGCGGGCACGGGTCGATGGGCGTCGAGGTGATCCGGGACGACGACGCGCTCGACCGCTTCCTGGCGACCGAGCGGTCCCTGTGGACCGACGACGGAGCGCCGCTGCTGGTGGAGAGCTACGTGCCGCACGAGCACTACCACGTCGACGGTCTGGTGGTGGACGGCGTCACGCGCCTGATCTGGCCGTCCGCCATGAGCTCCTGCCTCGCCCACCTCGACGGCGTGGCGATGCGCAGCGTGCAGCTCGCTGCCGACGACCCGCTGCGCGCGCCACTCGCCGACCTCACCGAGCGGGTGCTGAGCGTGCTGCCCACGCCGGAGACGACGATCTTCCACGCCGAGGTCTTCCGCACCCCGGACGGCGAGCTGGTCTTCAACGAGATCGCCAGCCGGATCGGCGGCGGCAAGATCCACGCCGCGACCAAGCTCGCCTTCGGCCTCGACCTCGGTGCCGCGTACATCGGGGCGCTGACCGGCGGACCGGCGCCCGCGCCCCCGGCCGAGCCCGACCAGGCGGTCGGTTGGGTGTTGTTCCCGCCGGTCGAGGGCGTCCTGCTGGACGCGCCGGAGCGCTGTCCGGTGCCCGGCGTCGTCGACTACCGCCTGCACGCGAAGCCCGGCACCCGGATGGGGCGGTCGAGCTACAGCACGGAGGCCATCGCGACGGCCGTGCTGACGGGCCCCGACCAGGCGACGGTGCAGGACACGATCGACAGCACCGTCACCTGGTTCCACGACGAGATGAAGTTGGGGTAGGCAGTGATGGACGCGACCTTCGTCGAGACGGTGGAGAGCGCCGACAGCGGCGAGATCGAGGCGCTGCCGGTGCCGGAGCACTACCGCGCCGCAGTGCTCCGCCGGGAGGAACAGACCATCTTCGACGGGATTCCGGTGGCCGACCGGGACCCGGCGAAGACCATCCACATCGAAGAGGTGCCGACACCGGAGCCCGGCCCCGGCGAGGCGCTGATCGCCGTGATGGCCAGCTCGATCAACTACAACACGGTGTGGAGTGCGCTGTTCTCGCCGGTGCCCACGTTCGCCTTCCTCGACCGGTACGCCCGCACCGGAGGACTCGCGGCCCGACACAGTCTCCCGTACCACGTGATCGGCTCGGACCTGGCGGGCGTGGTGCTGCGCACCGGTCCCGGCGTACGACGGTGGCGTCCCGGCGACCGGGTGGTGGCCCACTGCCTCTCGGTGGAGCTGGAGGATCCGGAGGGCCACGACGACGCCATGCTCGACCCGCAGCAGCGGATCTGGGGCTTCGAGACCAACTACGGTGGGCTGGCCGAGCTGGCGCTCGTCAAGGCCAACCAGCTGATGCCCAAGGCCGCTCACCTGAGTTGGGCGGAGGCGGCCTCGCCCGGACTGGTCAACTCGACGGCGTACCGGCAGCTCGTGTCGACGAAGGGCGCGGACATGCGCCAGGGCGACAACATCCTGGTCTGGGGCGCGGCCGGCGGGCTCGGCTCGTACGCCACCCAGTACGCGCTGGCCGGCGGCGCCACCCCGATCTGCGTGGTCTCCAACGACCGGAAGGCCGAGATCTGCCGGGACATGGGCGCCGAGGCGATCATCGACCGCAGCGTGGACGACTACCGGTTCTGGCGCGACGACCGCACCCAGGACCCACGGGAGTGGCGACGCTTCGGCGCCCGGATCCGTGAGCTGACCGGTGGCGAGGACGTCGACATCGTCTTCGAGCATCCCGGCCGGGAGACCTTCGGCGCGTCCGTCTACGTGGCCCGCCGGGGCGGCACGATCGTCACCTGCGCCTCGACGAGCGGCTACGTCCACGAGTTCGACAACCGCTACCTCTGGATGCACCTGAAGCGCATCGTCGGCTCGCACTTCGCCAACTACCGGGAGGCGTGGCAGGCCAACCGGCTGATCGTCAGGGGGCGGATCCACCCCACGCTGTCCCGCAGCTACCCGCTGGCCGAGGTGGGCAGCGCGGTGGACGACGTGTTCCACAACCGGCACCACGGCAAGGTCGGGGTCCTCTGCCTGGCGCCGACGGAGGACAGCGGCGTCACCGACCCGTCGACCCGGTCGAGGCACGAGCATGCGATCAACCGATTCCGCCGCTTCTGAGCCGGCACGGACCGGAAGGAGCGTCGTGCCCGATCCGCTCCCCACGGTGGCGGTGTTCTACGACGCCGGGGCCGCCGGTCCGACGGAGATCGCCGCCGCCGCCGAGGGCCAGTGCCGGGTGCTGTTCGTCTGCGACTACGCCGCCGAGGAGCCCCGCCGCCAGCGGCGGATGATCGAGGCCGCCGGGCCGACGCTGGACATCACGGGCATCGATGACGCGTCGGTGGCGGGGCGGCTGCGCGCCGCCGGAGCCGCCGGGTTGGTCACCTTCAGCGAGCCACGCCTGGCGACGACGGCCTCGGTCGCCGCGCTGGCGGACCTCCCGTTCCACTCGCCGGAGACGACCCGCCGCTGCACCGACAAGGCGGCGCA
It contains:
- a CDS encoding lysine 2,3-aminomutase, with protein sequence MTGPTHRLGTVSGAALSRLVLHRTGDRRLAEDVHVVAQVLPFKVNSYVVDELIDWSRGPDDPIFRLVFPHRDMLPSDDFDNVRQALDKGSREEVATIVATIRERLNPHPSDQLTKNIPQSSDFDSWGLQHKYRETLLVFPRHGQTCHSYCAYCFRWAQFVQQPELRQETSGASAMTRYLLAHPEITDVLLTGGDPLVMHTALLERYLQPFLDGELPHVTTIRIGTKALSFWPYRFLDGPQADAMLAMLARLVHDGRHVALMLHVSHPRELETDAAREALRRLHDTGVVLRSQAPLVRHVNDDASVWSRMWSAQVRLGIVPYYLFVERDTGASRYFGLPLERAWQIYRDAVAGVSGLGRTARGPVMSATPGKVVVDGRVELDRGPAFALRFLQARRPDLVGRPFFATFDPHVQWWDELKPYRPSDRVFFAE
- a CDS encoding ATP-grasp domain-containing protein, producing the protein MNVLVLNRYSLANTPYQAWLGEPGPIVVVTDDTVTAGADLSRYAEVVPIADYEHNPMVELTALRLHQRHRFDSVVAMSEADVLRAARLREAMGIGGQDVRSAEAFRDKLVMKQILAAAGIPVAAFAAAPDATAIYRFLRDHPYPIVVKPRRGHGSMGVEVIRDDDALDRFLATERSLWTDDGAPLLVESYVPHEHYHVDGLVVDGVTRLIWPSAMSSCLAHLDGVAMRSVQLAADDPLRAPLADLTERVLSVLPTPETTIFHAEVFRTPDGELVFNEIASRIGGGKIHAATKLAFGLDLGAAYIGALTGGPAPAPPAEPDQAVGWVLFPPVEGVLLDAPERCPVPGVVDYRLHAKPGTRMGRSSYSTEAIATAVLTGPDQATVQDTIDSTVTWFHDEMKLG
- the ccrA gene encoding crotonyl-CoA carboxylase/reductase, producing the protein MDATFVETVESADSGEIEALPVPEHYRAAVLRREEQTIFDGIPVADRDPAKTIHIEEVPTPEPGPGEALIAVMASSINYNTVWSALFSPVPTFAFLDRYARTGGLAARHSLPYHVIGSDLAGVVLRTGPGVRRWRPGDRVVAHCLSVELEDPEGHDDAMLDPQQRIWGFETNYGGLAELALVKANQLMPKAAHLSWAEAASPGLVNSTAYRQLVSTKGADMRQGDNILVWGAAGGLGSYATQYALAGGATPICVVSNDRKAEICRDMGAEAIIDRSVDDYRFWRDDRTQDPREWRRFGARIRELTGGEDVDIVFEHPGRETFGASVYVARRGGTIVTCASTSGYVHEFDNRYLWMHLKRIVGSHFANYREAWQANRLIVRGRIHPTLSRSYPLAEVGSAVDDVFHNRHHGKVGVLCLAPTEDSGVTDPSTRSRHEHAINRFRRF
- a CDS encoding iron-containing redox enzyme family protein, yielding MTIIDVRTVRPDRVDRAYLEWLTDQPADVWEEINTDFGLRQDILRHCQTLVRQAYTEHDPDALRQLHDALLVIYDRDFSVPEPDRTDADHQPLLRDIAGTFERAMLADELRQVPEEQITGYPVNGNQYLTWLKRLIAQHPARNHELYETYLSDEASVEDFRFYLAQETSLDPRFDDILALMQVGTAGPEKMEIASNYWDEMGGGRPEDVHTLLFARSLDVVGVDDAYVRDNLLLDARISSNLSSCLALGRRHYYRAVGYFGVTEYLVPQRFKPFIAGWRRLGLPERGLAYHELHVRIDAVHAAGWFHNVVAPLVSANPRAGREIAAGALIRLNSSARYLDALLAEIRKRQSR